The following proteins come from a genomic window of Iamia sp. SCSIO 61187:
- a CDS encoding SRPBCC family protein, which translates to MGDSVREHTTIAAPIGDVLSVLHAIESYPDWARDLKEATVLARDAEGRATQARFRAAGFGYSTHYTLDYDHSVPGRLAWRQSSGEVTRKLDGHYDLVDNGDGTTDVAYELEVELIIPVPGFVKRRTAHKITHTALPALKARVEGDPEPPAVTSEPDSAR; encoded by the coding sequence ATGGGTGATTCGGTCCGGGAGCACACGACCATCGCCGCCCCCATCGGGGACGTGCTCAGCGTGCTCCACGCCATCGAGAGCTACCCCGACTGGGCGCGCGACCTGAAGGAGGCCACCGTGCTGGCCCGCGACGCCGAGGGGCGGGCGACCCAGGCGCGGTTCCGGGCCGCCGGGTTCGGCTACAGCACGCACTACACGCTCGACTACGACCACTCGGTGCCGGGTCGGTTGGCCTGGCGCCAGTCCTCGGGCGAGGTCACCCGCAAGCTCGACGGCCACTACGACCTGGTCGACAACGGCGACGGCACCACCGACGTGGCCTACGAGCTCGAGGTCGAGCTGATCATCCCCGTGCCCGGGTTCGTGAAGCGCCGCACCGCCCACAAGATCACCCACACCGCGCTGCCGGCGCTCAAGGCGCGGGTCGAGGGCGATCCCGAGCCGCCCGCGGTGACCAGCGAGCCCGACAGCGCCCGATGA
- a CDS encoding ArsA family ATPase, which yields MSGGRPGDRASRTLLFTGKGGVGKTTVAAATAVRCADAGARTIVLSTDPAHSLADSLDVELGSHPTPVVDGLWGQQLDARERMEESWGDIKGWLADVFEWAGVDGVEAEELALLPGLEEVFGLVDIKGYVDGGEWDVIVVDCAPTAETIRLLSLPDVLRWYMERVFPTSRRLHRAVGPVLSRVTSLPVAGDAVFGSAERFYARLDGVKEILADTERTSVRLVVNPERMVVAEARRTATYLSLFGYGVDAVVANRLLPDGITDPWFDRWKESHAEHLTAIDEGFAPLPVLRADLAGEEVVGLERLRAFGAALYGEQDPATRLHDGSPLRIETRDADVVLLLDLPFADHDELDLGRHADELIVTVGPYRRAIVLPDSLRGRSVTGAKLDAGTLTVTFGAARPPTRRSS from the coding sequence ATGAGCGGGGGGCGCCCGGGCGACCGGGCGAGCCGGACCCTCCTCTTCACCGGCAAGGGTGGCGTGGGCAAGACGACCGTCGCCGCCGCCACCGCGGTCCGCTGCGCCGACGCCGGCGCCCGGACCATCGTCCTCTCGACCGACCCGGCCCACTCGCTGGCCGACTCGCTCGACGTCGAGCTGGGCTCCCACCCGACGCCCGTCGTCGACGGCCTGTGGGGCCAGCAGCTCGACGCCCGGGAGCGGATGGAGGAGTCCTGGGGCGACATCAAGGGCTGGCTCGCCGACGTCTTCGAGTGGGCCGGCGTCGACGGGGTCGAGGCCGAGGAGCTGGCCCTGCTGCCGGGTCTCGAGGAGGTCTTCGGGCTGGTCGACATCAAGGGCTACGTCGACGGCGGCGAGTGGGACGTCATCGTCGTCGACTGCGCGCCGACGGCGGAGACCATCCGGCTGCTGTCGCTGCCCGACGTCCTCCGCTGGTACATGGAGCGGGTCTTCCCGACGAGCCGGCGCCTGCACCGGGCCGTCGGCCCCGTCCTGTCGCGGGTGACGTCGCTGCCGGTCGCCGGGGATGCCGTGTTCGGCTCGGCCGAGCGGTTCTACGCCCGCCTGGACGGCGTCAAGGAGATCCTGGCCGACACCGAGCGCACCAGCGTCCGGCTCGTCGTGAACCCCGAGCGCATGGTCGTCGCCGAGGCCCGGCGGACCGCCACCTACCTGTCGCTGTTCGGGTACGGCGTCGATGCCGTGGTCGCCAACCGGTTGCTGCCCGACGGCATCACCGACCCGTGGTTCGACCGGTGGAAGGAGAGCCACGCCGAGCACCTGACCGCCATCGACGAGGGGTTCGCCCCGCTGCCCGTGCTGCGGGCCGACCTGGCGGGGGAGGAGGTCGTCGGGCTGGAGCGGCTCCGGGCCTTCGGTGCTGCCCTGTACGGCGAGCAGGACCCGGCGACCCGCCTGCACGACGGGTCCCCGCTGCGCATCGAGACCCGCGACGCCGACGTCGTGCTCCTCCTCGACCTCCCGTTCGCCGACCACGACGAGCTCGACCTGGGCCGCCACGCCGACGAGCTCATCGTCACCGTCGGTCCCTACCGCCGGGCCATCGTGCTGCCCGACTCGCTGCGCGGCCGGTCGGTGACCGGCGCCAAGCTCGACGCCGGAACCCTCACCGTCACGTTCGGGGCGGCGCGCCCCCCGACCCGGAGGTCATCGTGA